A window of Rhinolophus ferrumequinum isolate MPI-CBG mRhiFer1 chromosome X, mRhiFer1_v1.p, whole genome shotgun sequence contains these coding sequences:
- the LOC117023313 gene encoding thioredoxin has product MVKQIESKLAFEEALRSAGNQLVVVDFSATWCGPCKMIKPFFHSLSEKYSNVVFLEVDVDDCQDVASECEVKCMPTFQFFKNGQKVGEFSGANKEKLESTINELI; this is encoded by the coding sequence ATGGTGAAGCAGATCGAGAGCAAGTTAGCTTTTGAGGAAGCCTTGCGCAGTGCAGGAAATCAGCTCGTAGTTGTTGACTTCTCAGCCACGTGGTGTGGGCCTTGCAAAATGATCAAGCCGTTCTTTCATTCCCTGTCTGAAAAGTATTCCAATGTCGTGTTCCTTGAAGTAGATGTGGATGACTGTCAGGATGTTGCTTCAGAGTGTGAAGTCAAATGCATGCCAaccttccaattttttaaaaatggacaaaaggtgGGTGAATTTTCTGGAGCTAATAAGGAAAAACTTGAATCCACCATCAATGAATTAATCTAa